Proteins encoded by one window of Blautia luti:
- the smpB gene encoding SsrA-binding protein SmpB: protein MAKKKGMKLIANNKKAFHDYFIEDTYEAGIALAGTEVKSLRMGKCSIKESFIRVENGEVYIYGMHISPYEKGNIFNKDPLRIRKLLLHRYEINKIEAKLKEKGLTLVPLKVYFKDSLVKVEIGMARGKKLYDKRQDIAKKDQRREAERDFKVKNLY, encoded by the coding sequence ATGGCAAAGAAAAAAGGAATGAAGCTGATTGCCAATAATAAAAAGGCATTTCATGACTATTTTATAGAAGATACTTATGAAGCCGGCATTGCCCTTGCAGGAACAGAAGTGAAGTCCCTGCGCATGGGCAAATGCAGCATCAAGGAATCCTTTATCCGTGTAGAGAACGGAGAGGTTTATATCTACGGAATGCATATCAGTCCTTATGAAAAAGGCAATATTTTCAACAAAGACCCGCTGAGGATCCGTAAGCTTCTGCTTCACAGATACGAGATCAACAAAATTGAAGCAAAGCTCAAAGAAAAAGGTTTAACTTTAGTACCTCTGAAAGTATACTTCAAAGACAGTCTGGTAAAAGTAGAGATCGGCATGGCCCGAGGTAAGAAACTCTATGACAAGAGACAGGATATCGCGAAGAAAGATCAGAGAAGAGAGGCAGAGCGCGACTTCAAAGTTAAGAACCTGTACTAA
- the secG gene encoding preprotein translocase subunit SecG, translating into MNVVKIILGIIFLIDCIALTVVVLMQEGKQQGLGAIAGAAETYWGKNKGRSMEGGLVKATTIMGVLFFVISVVLNMLG; encoded by the coding sequence GTGAACGTTGTTAAGATCATTCTGGGTATTATTTTCTTAATAGATTGTATTGCGCTTACTGTTGTCGTTCTGATGCAGGAAGGTAAGCAGCAGGGTCTCGGCGCTATTGCAGGTGCGGCAGAGACATACTGGGGCAAGAACAAAGGGCGTTCTATGGAGGGCGGACTTGTGAAAGCTACTACTATTATGGGAGTTTTATTTTTCGTAATTTCTGTAGTATTAAATATGCTGGGTTAA
- the rnr gene encoding ribonuclease R: MKKKDIERRKKFILELLGDPIYKPMRLREIATLLRLSKEEKRDLYDVLDELCYEGKVSVDNKGRYEKVKGKWKKKKDDRYYDDRKEEYADHGKKKKDKLKDKNKDKTKEKSRGRNRDKDFRDADNYKEDYLEGTQAEGIFIGHPKGFGFVEIEGQDEDIFIPESDTGTAMHQDKVRIIIRDGQKEGKRKEGVVVKVLERGMPEIVGTYQLNRDFGFVISDNPKFSKDIFIPRKEAAGIKNGDKVIAVITDYGSKNKNPEGKIKENLGNIRTPGTDILAIVKSFGIPNEFPEKVMKQAQRVPDHVLDADRDGRLDLRYLQTVTIDGEDAKDLDDAISLTKEGDIYHLGVHIADVSNYVQYNSALDKEALKRGTSVYLADRVVPMLPERLSNGICSLNQGEDRLALSCLMDINEKGKVVSHQIAETVINVDERMCYTDVKNILEDTDEEAKKRYEALIPMFFMMKELSGILRNSRHHRGSIDFDFPESKIILNAAGKAIDVKPYEANVATRIIEDFMLMANETVAQEYCTEEIPFVYRTHDNPDPEKVESLLTLLHNQGVKIQKAKEEITPKEIQQIIESIEGLPNEAMISRLVLRSMKQAKYTTECSGHFGLAAKYYCHFTSPIRRYPDLQIHRIIKDNLRGRLMREGRTEHYAEILDEVARQSSVCERRADEAERESDKLKKAEYMSYHLGEEFEGIISGVTGWGLYVELPNTVEGLVHVNTLRDDYYVFDQETYELRGEMTKKVYKLGDKVRIRVADADKMLKTVDFELVSNVWDDEQ, translated from the coding sequence ATGAAGAAAAAAGATATAGAACGAAGAAAAAAGTTTATCCTGGAACTGCTGGGAGATCCCATTTATAAACCAATGAGACTCCGCGAAATCGCCACACTTCTGAGACTTTCCAAAGAAGAGAAGCGAGACCTCTACGATGTGCTGGACGAACTTTGTTATGAAGGAAAAGTATCTGTAGACAACAAAGGCAGATACGAAAAGGTCAAAGGAAAATGGAAGAAGAAAAAAGACGACCGTTACTACGATGACCGAAAAGAAGAATACGCAGACCATGGCAAAAAGAAAAAAGACAAATTAAAAGATAAGAACAAAGACAAGACGAAAGAGAAAAGCCGCGGAAGAAACCGCGACAAAGATTTCCGGGATGCGGACAATTATAAGGAAGATTACCTCGAGGGCACTCAGGCAGAGGGTATATTTATCGGACATCCGAAAGGTTTCGGTTTTGTAGAAATCGAAGGACAGGATGAGGACATCTTTATCCCGGAATCTGATACAGGCACAGCTATGCATCAGGACAAAGTACGCATCATTATCCGTGACGGTCAGAAAGAAGGCAAGCGAAAAGAAGGGGTCGTTGTCAAAGTTCTGGAGCGTGGCATGCCGGAGATCGTAGGCACTTACCAGTTAAACCGTGATTTTGGTTTCGTGATCAGTGACAACCCGAAATTTTCCAAAGACATTTTTATCCCGCGCAAAGAAGCAGCAGGAATTAAAAATGGTGACAAAGTAATCGCAGTGATCACAGACTACGGTTCCAAGAATAAGAACCCTGAGGGAAAAATCAAGGAAAACCTTGGAAATATCCGAACTCCGGGCACAGACATTCTGGCAATCGTCAAGAGCTTCGGAATCCCAAACGAATTCCCGGAGAAAGTAATGAAGCAGGCACAGCGTGTTCCGGATCATGTGCTGGATGCAGACAGAGATGGAAGACTGGATCTGAGATATCTGCAGACAGTCACTATCGACGGCGAAGATGCCAAAGACCTGGACGATGCGATTTCCCTGACAAAAGAGGGAGATATTTATCATCTTGGCGTTCATATCGCAGATGTAAGCAACTATGTACAGTACAACAGTGCTCTGGATAAAGAAGCACTGAAACGTGGAACTAGTGTTTATCTGGCAGATCGCGTTGTGCCAATGCTGCCGGAGCGTCTTTCCAATGGAATCTGTTCTCTGAATCAGGGCGAAGACAGACTGGCATTAAGCTGTCTGATGGACATCAATGAAAAAGGTAAAGTAGTTTCCCACCAGATTGCGGAAACAGTGATTAACGTAGATGAACGTATGTGTTATACTGATGTGAAGAACATTCTTGAAGACACAGATGAAGAAGCAAAGAAACGATATGAAGCGCTGATCCCGATGTTCTTTATGATGAAAGAACTGTCCGGAATCTTAAGAAACAGCCGTCACCACAGAGGCTCCATTGACTTTGATTTCCCGGAGAGCAAGATCATCCTCAATGCAGCAGGAAAAGCAATCGATGTAAAGCCGTATGAAGCGAATGTGGCAACCAGAATTATCGAGGATTTCATGCTGATGGCAAATGAAACTGTAGCACAGGAATACTGTACAGAAGAGATTCCATTTGTATATAGAACCCATGATAATCCGGACCCTGAGAAAGTGGAAAGTCTTCTGACACTGCTTCACAACCAGGGGGTAAAAATTCAGAAAGCAAAAGAAGAGATCACACCAAAGGAAATCCAGCAGATCATTGAAAGTATCGAAGGACTTCCAAATGAAGCAATGATCAGCCGTCTGGTACTGCGTTCCATGAAGCAGGCGAAATATACCACAGAATGCAGCGGCCATTTCGGACTGGCAGCGAAATACTACTGCCATTTCACATCCCCGATCAGGCGTTACCCTGACCTGCAGATCCACAGGATCATTAAGGATAACTTACGAGGCAGACTGATGCGTGAGGGCAGAACTGAGCATTATGCGGAAATCCTGGATGAAGTTGCAAGACAGTCCAGTGTATGTGAACGCCGTGCAGATGAGGCAGAGCGTGAATCAGACAAGCTGAAGAAAGCAGAATACATGTCCTATCATCTGGGAGAAGAGTTTGAGGGAATTATCTCCGGTGTTACCGGATGGGGACTCTATGTGGAACTTCCAAATACAGTAGAGGGCTTGGTGCATGTCAACACTTTGCGCGATGACTACTACGTCTTCGACCAGGAAACCTATGAACTCCGCGGTGAGATGACGAAGAAAGTTTACAAACTTGGAGATAAAGTCCGTATCCGCGTGGCGGATGCAGATAAGATGCTCAAGACAGTAGATTTTGAGCTGGTTTCCAATGTCTGGGATGACGAACAGTAA